The nucleotide sequence CTAAGCTCTTGTTCTTTTGCATAGCCTTGTAGTCATTAGGAACATGTCCATGAACCCAATGtcacagcaacagcagcagcagcatcaccATGGAACATGGCCTCGGGAGCCAGCCATGCACCTCTACCACCACCCCTGCCAACTGGAGCAGAGAGAAGGCCACCATGAGAGGGAGCAGATGTTTGAGAAGTGTCTCACTCCCAGTGACGTGGGGAAGCTCAACAGGCTGGTGATACCCAAACAGCACGCCGAGAAGTACTTCCCCCTCGACGGCAACTCGGGCGAGAAAGACCTGGCGCTGAGCTTCGAGGACGAGACCGGCAAGCCGTGGCGGTTTCGCTACTCCTACTGGAGCAGCAGCCAGAGCTACGTGCTGACCAAAGGCTGGAGCCGCTTCGTCAAGGAGAAGAAGCTCGACGCAGGCGACGTCGTCCTCTTCCAGCGTCCACGAGGAGGCGGCGACCGCCTCTACATCGGGTGCAGGCGCCAAGGTGCAAACGAGACCCCGTCACCGGCTCGCACCGCCACCGGGCTCAACGAGAAAGCGCCGTGGAGCCGAGTGCACCGCACGGCCGCAGGGCCTCATCCAGTGAGCCCGAGCGGCGCCTGCTCACGTCAGGCTCCGGTGCAACAGGACGGCCTTCGTCATGCAGGTAGACGATCCTTGCGACCTTGTGACGTCAGATAACT is from Musa acuminata AAA Group cultivar baxijiao chromosome BXJ1-6, Cavendish_Baxijiao_AAA, whole genome shotgun sequence and encodes:
- the LOC103988381 gene encoding B3 domain-containing protein Os11g0156000-like, whose protein sequence is MSMNPMSQQQQQQHHHGTWPREPAMHLYHHPCQLEQREGHHEREQMFEKCLTPSDVGKLNRLVIPKQHAEKYFPLDGNSGEKDLALSFEDETGKPWRFRYSYWSSSQSYVLTKGWSRFVKEKKLDAGDVVLFQRPRGGGDRLYIGCRRQGANETPSPARTATGLNEKAPWSRVHRTAAGPHPVSPSGACSRQAPVQQDGLRHAGETRQAAAENTAVAPGGKAKRLRLFGVNLECGPASDRRPLHSASWL